The nucleotide sequence AAGCGCCGGGAGTTCTACGATCGGATGGACGCCAAGACCGCCGCGCGCGACGAGCTCGAATCGGAGCGCCTGGCCGGCGTGTGGACCGAATCCGTCGACGAGAAGCGCCGAGCCCGTCAGCAGGGCGGCAGCCAGGGCCAGGACACCACCGAGGACTGAGCCCGGCCCTGCCGCAGCGCGGCACGACAGCAGCACCCTAGCGACACGCACGATCCCCCTGACCTCTTCAGACCTGCCCCGCAGCGGGGCACAGGAAGGACACGGACAAGCATGGCGAAGGTCTTGCACAAGAACGACATCGACCGCATGGGCGGGGAGGCGGAGAAGTCCGTCGAGCAGATCAGCTCCGAGAACCGGGGGAAGAACCGGGTCTCGCCGATCACGAGCCCGTCGCAGATCCCCAGGGCCCAGCGGATCGTCGTGAAGGTCGGCTCGTCGTCGCTGACCAGCATCCAGAACTCGATCGACGAGGCCGCGATCCAGCGCATCGTCGCCGCGCTGGGCCAGCAGAAGAAGCGCGGCAAGGAGATCGTCTATGTCTCCTCCGGCGCGATCTCGGCCGGTCTGTCGCCGCTGGGCTTCGACAAGCGCCCCAAGGAGCTGGCCGCCCAGCAGGCCGCCGCCTCCGTGGGCCAGGGCCTGCTGATCGGCCGGTACATCGACTCGCTGGCCCGCTACGACGTCCAGGTGGGCCAGGTCCTGGTCACCGCCGAGGACCTCATGAAGCGGCATCACTACCAGAACACGCACCGCCAGATCGAGCGGCTTCTGGACCTGGGCGTGCTGCCGATCATCAACGAGAACGACGCCGTGGCCACCCAGGAGATCAAGTTCGGCGACAACGACCGCATCGCGGCGCTGACCGCGAACCTGGTCAAGGCCGACGTCCTGCTGCTGCTCTCGGACGTGGACGCGCTCTACACCAAGCACCCGGATGAGGGCGGTGAGCGCATCCCGGTCGTCGAGGATCCGCTCAAGGACCTCGAGGGCGTCGAGATCGGCACCGTGGGCCGGGCCGGCGTGGGCTCCGGCGGCATGGTGACCAAGGTCCAGGCCGCCCGCATCGCCGCGGCCGGCGGCGTGCCCGCGCTGGTGACCTCCACCGCGAACATCGAGCGCGCCCTGGCCGGCGAGGACGTCGGCACCTGGTTCCTGCCCACCGGCGGGCGACGCAACACCCGCCTGCTGTGGCTGGCGCACCTGGCCGACATCAAGGGCTCGCTCGTGCTCGACGACGGCGCCGTCAAGGCC is from Kocuria palustris and encodes:
- the proB gene encoding glutamate 5-kinase, with translation MAKVLHKNDIDRMGGEAEKSVEQISSENRGKNRVSPITSPSQIPRAQRIVVKVGSSSLTSIQNSIDEAAIQRIVAALGQQKKRGKEIVYVSSGAISAGLSPLGFDKRPKELAAQQAAASVGQGLLIGRYIDSLARYDVQVGQVLVTAEDLMKRHHYQNTHRQIERLLDLGVLPIINENDAVATQEIKFGDNDRIAALTANLVKADVLLLLSDVDALYTKHPDEGGERIPVVEDPLKDLEGVEIGTVGRAGVGSGGMVTKVQAARIAAAGGVPALVTSTANIERALAGEDVGTWFLPTGGRRNTRLLWLAHLADIKGSLVLDDGAVKAIGKRKSLLPAGVTEVRGRFAAGEPVSLVNAEGEEVAHGLSNYDSEDIPDMLGRTTREIGEDLGSRFERELVHVDNLVTIRPRSAKTKVRRRARTQSMPKVKAKDGAGAKSKAKTKDKDKAEGKSKAKAKDGAAARSASRERSTSDAADKPRKRRSE